Proteins encoded in a region of the Raphanus sativus cultivar WK10039 chromosome 8, ASM80110v3, whole genome shotgun sequence genome:
- the LOC108819713 gene encoding uncharacterized protein LOC108819713 codes for MEPNKRHDNMFSLQNVLFIVKVSAVLAFFGYWGYPTIINVLEGVEIWFSFFIRNVFFIFIIVNALIGSIYFSFLQTTGKKKPDLYDEYIAAVPSVVRPSPEPSSALMEVGDYGGGYYSNSSYQEITVPQFQAVGTVVESECYERVMMETSSKSYRKTTSFEKEKKKKRSTVEYRRTESERVMKTASWRSHAMDELSSEEFRMKVETFITGYKKKMINGSVDQWQNCVPQLQDQPDHNGTGRHRHASSRRLVGGSGSTGSGGPYLAISN; via the coding sequence ATGGAGCCGAATAAGAGACACGACAATATGTTTAGCTTACAGAATGTTCTATTCATTGTCAAAGTCTCAGCTGTCCTAGCCTTCTTCGGTTACTGGGGTTACCCGACGATTATAAATGTACTTGAAGGCGTTGAAATTTGGTTCAGTTTCTTTATAAGAAAcgttttcttcatcttcatcatcgtAAACGCTCTCATCGGCTCGATATACTTTAGCTTTCTCCAAACCACCGGAAAAAAGAAACCCGATCTCTATGATGAATATATCGCCGCCGTACCCTCCGTCGTCCGTCCTTCCCCGGAGCCGTCTTCTGCCCTGATGGAGGTTGGAGACTACGGTGGTGGGTATTACAGTAACTCGAGTTACCAGGAGATCACTGTGCCGCAGTTTCAAGCGGTTGGTACGGTTGTGGAGAGTGAATGTTATGAACGAGTTATGATGGAGACGAGCTCTAAGAGTTATAGGAAGACGACTAGTtttgagaaggagaagaagaagaagaggtcgACGGTGGAGTATCGGAGGACGGAGTCGGAGAGAGTGATGAAAACGGCGTCGTGGAGGTCGCATGCGATGGATGAGCTGAGCAGCGAGGAGTTTCGTATGAAGGTGGAGACATTTATCACGGGGTATAAGAAGAAAATGATAAACGGCAGCGTTGACCAGTGGCAGAACTGTGTCCCCCAGTTGCAAGATCAGCCTGATCACAATGGAACTGGTCGTCATCGTCATGCTAGTAGTCGTAGGCTCGTGGGTGGTTCTGGCTCTACTGGTAGTGGTGGTCCGTACTTAGCCATTTCGAATTAG
- the LOC108821023 gene encoding glutathione S-transferase DHAR1, mitochondrial: MALEVCVKAAVGAPDVLGDCPFSQRVLLTLEEKSLPYKMHLINLSDKPKWFLDINPGGKVPVLKIDGKWVPDSDIIVSLLEKKYPEPSLKTPPKFASVGSKIMSTFVAFLTTKDASDGPLLHELDALENHLKSHDGPFIAGERVSAVDLSLAPKLYHLQVALGHFKSWSVPGSLTHVHNYMHALFSLHSFEKTKAEEKYVIAGWAPKVHF; the protein is encoded by the exons atgGCTCTCGAAGTCTGCGTGAAAGCCGCCGTTGGTGCCCCTGATGTTCTTGGCGACT GCCCGTTCAGCCAAAGGGTTCTTCTCACCCTCGAGGAGAAGAGTCTGCCCTACAAAATGCATCTGATCAACCTCTCCGACAAGCCTAAGTG GTTCTTAGACATTAATCCTGGAGGGAAAGTACCAGTACTTAAGATCGACGGCAAATGGGTGCCTGATTCCGACATCATCGTCAGCCTTCTCGAGAAGAAGTATCCTGAGCCATCTCTCAAGACTCCTCCCAAGTTTGCCTCTGTTGGATCCAAGATCATGAGTACTTTCGTGGCTTTCTTGACGACAAAAGACGCCAGTGACGGTCCTTTGCTTCATGAGCTAGATGCCTTGGAGAATCATCTCAAGTCTCATGATGGTCCTTTTATAGCCGGGGAAAGGGTCAGCGCGGTGGATCTTAGCTTAGCCCCAAAGCTATACCATCTCCAGGTCGCTCTAGGCCATTTCAAAAGCTGGTCTGTCCCTGGGAGCTTGACCCATGTTCATAACTACATGCATGCTTTGTTCTCCCTCCACTCCTTTGAGAAAACAAAGGCTGAGGAGAAGTATGTGATCGCAGGATGGGCCCCCAAGGTCCATTTCTAA
- the LOC108821581 gene encoding defensin-like protein 19, translating into MASSYTVFLLLCLSIFLIASTEVMMVEGRVCQRRSKTWTGFCGNTRGCDSQCKRWEHASHGACHAQFPGFACFCYFNC; encoded by the exons ATGGCTTCTTCTTACACAGTTTTTCTCTTGCTTTGCCTATCCATCTTCCTCATCGCTTCCactg aGGTGATGATGGTGGAAGGAAGAGTTTGCCAGAGGCGAAGTAAGACATGGACAGGGTTTTGCGGCAACACTCGCGGCTGTGACAGTCAGTGTAAGAGATGGGAACATGCTTCACACGGTGCCTGTCACGCTCAGTTCCCTGGGTTCGCATGTTTTTGCTACTTCAATTGCTGA
- the LOC108819711 gene encoding uncharacterized protein LOC108819711: protein MAKTWVAVVLSVMLLVSINLVAIYAEEEQPTIGTRIDSAVTGVANAFNEHGGPEAVETVSSTAKSVYGWFGDKAKYARYLS, encoded by the exons ATGGCGAAAACATGGGTAGCTGTGGTGTTATCCGTGATGCTACTTGTTTCCATAAACTTGGTGGCGATTTATGCTGAGGAGGAACAGCCTACGATTGGGACGAGGATAGACTCCGCCGTGACGGGCGTAGCCAATGCATTCAATGAACACGGTGGCCCCGAGGCCGTCGAAACCGTATCTTCCACCGCAAAGTCCGTTTACGGATGGTTTGGTGATAAAGCCAA GTATGCTAGGTACTTAAGTTAA
- the LOC108819341 gene encoding F-box/kelch-repeat protein SKIP6 produces MLNSEEPPRAKKRKEEEEEGGSLESCLTDDLLLNCVARLSRQELAALSLASKSYRSLVASPDLYKIRSLIGRTETYVYVCIRTPGPDSAIPWYIPRLNPTLGWYILRRGKTSSDLIPILSPSLPLEGSSVVVLDCGIYVIGGFIINGEEQEQRRSSDVWLLDCRTHTWRTVPSMGVGRAYGAAGVVDGKIYVLGGYDVVDDGNWGQVFDPKTQTWDTLPPPMPKGKIVNNLNIHDSFVRDHKVYAVDGMDRTYYYSPREVKWGTGNRDQQIRCRRDWCMIDNLIYCLNSDGSINWCEPDELDLRGEKEEIMINTKEVKGLGSSLKVSLFLSSLVHVGDQILHRWEQTKIKNGHPPPNKKSKFATILELEVLIPGARLINSGGDGNMVLFWDRYGTDGLEIRCAEISLERRQGEGGGGDEIWGKTEWSSVVMTYEPWPNHYKFYISPRFANLRKGTRGGDDMPLGFDHL; encoded by the exons ATGTTGAATTCCGAAGAGCCACCCCGTgcgaagaagaggaaggaggaagaagaagaagggggATCTCTTGAATCGTGCTTGACAGATGATTTGCTTCTGAACTGCGTGGCTAGACTCTCGAGACAAGAGCTCGCGGCCTTATCTCTGGCCTCCAAGAGTTATCGCTCTCTAGTAGCGTCCCCCGATCTCTACAAGATCCGATCCCTGATCGGTCGCACCGAAACATACGTCTACGTATGCATACGAACCCCAGGTCCCGATTCAGCCATTCCCTGGTACATTCCACGTCTCAACCCAACCCTAGGCTGGTATATCCTCCGCCGTGGCAAAACCTCGTCTGATCTGATTCCAATCCTTTCGCCCTCTCTGCCTCTGGAAGGATCCTCAGTGGTGGTGCTGGACTGCGGAATCTACGTAATCGGTGGATTTATTATTAATGGAGAGGAGCAGGAGCAGCGCCGCAGTTCCGACGTGTGGCTGTTGGATTGTCGGACTCACACTTGGCGAACTGTCCCTTCCATGGGAGTGGGTCGAGCTTACGGGGCGGCTGGCGTTGTAGACGGGAAGATTTACGTGTTGGGAGGATACGATGTAGTTGATGATGGTAATTGGGGACAAGTGTTTGACCCGAAGACTCAGACTTGGGATACTTTGCCGCCGCCAATGCCTAAAGGGAAGATTGTCAATAATTTGAATATCCACGACAGTTTTGTGAGGGATCATAAGGTTTACGCAGTGGATGGAATGGATAGAACCTATTACTACTCGCCGAGGGAAGTTAAATGGGGAACTGGGAACCGTGATCAACAGATACGATGCCGAAGGGATTGGTGTATGATTGATAACTTGATTTATTGTCTTAACAGCGACGGGAGTATAAATTGGTGTGAGCCAGATGAGTTGGATTTGCGTGGTGAGAAGGAGGAGATCATGATAAATACAAAGGAGGTCAAGGGTTTAGGCTCCTCTCTAAAAGTGAGTCTCTTTCTTTCAAGTCTTGTCCACGTTGGTGACCAGATACTACATCGGTGGGAACAAACTAAAATCAAGAATGGACATCCACCGCCAAATAAGAAGAGCAAGTTTGCTACAATCCTAGAGTTGGAAGTTTTAATTCCAGGTGCCAGACTGATCAACTCTGGTGGCGATGGCAACATGGTGCTCTTCTGGGATCGCTATGGCACGGATGGTCTTGAGATTCGGTGTGCGGAGATTTCCTTGGAGAGACGCCAAGgcgaaggaggaggaggcgatGAGATTTGGGGCAAAACTGAGTGGTCTAGTGTTGTCATGACCTATGAACCTTGGCCAAACCACTACAAG TTTTATATCTCCCCAAG
- the LOC108819008 gene encoding gamma carbonic anhydrase 1, mitochondrial has product MGTLGRAFYSVGFWIRETGQALDRLGCRLQGKNCFREQLSRHRTLMNVFDKAPVVDKEAFVAPSASVIGNVQIGRGSSIWYGCVLRGDVNTISVGSGTNIQDNSLVHVAKSNLSGKVPATIIGDNVTIGHSAVLHGCTVEDEAFIGMGATVLDGVVVEKHALVAAGALVRQNTRIPSGEIWGGNPAKFLRKLKSKEIDFIPKSAENYSNLAKVHAAENAKPLNAIEFEKVLRKRHAGKDEEYDSMLGIVRETPPELKLPNNIGPEKPSVLKT; this is encoded by the exons ATGGGAACCCTAGGCAGAGCATTCTACTCCGTCGGATTTTGGATCCGTGAGACCGGCCAGGCTCTCGATCGCCTCGGATGTCGCCTTCAAGGCAAAAACTGCTTCCGAGAACAAC TATCAAGGCATCGGACGCTGATGAACGTGTTCGATAAGGCTCCGGTTGTGGATAAGGAAGCCTTTGTAGCACCAAGCGCCTCAGTCATTGGGAACGTCCAGATCGGAAGAGGATCGTCTATTTGGTATGGATGCGTACTACGAG GAGATGTGAACACCATTAGTGTTGGATCAGGGACGAATATTCAGGACAACTCCCTTGTGCACGTGGCGAAATCTAACTTGAGCGGGAAGGTCCCTGCAACCATCATCGGAGACAATGTAACCATTG GTCATAGTGCTGTTTTACATGGATGTACTGTTGAGGATGAGGCTTTTATCGGGATGGGAGCGACGGTTCTGGACGGTGTCGTGGTTGAGAAGCATGCCCTGGTTGCTGCTGGTGCGCTTGTGCGACAAAACACTAGAATTCCTTCCGGAGAG ATATGGGGAGGCAACCCAGCGAAGTTCCTCAGGAAGCTCAAGAGTAAGGAAATTGATTTTATCCCAAAGTCAGCTGAAAACTACTCAAACCTCGCGAAGGTTCACGCTGCAGAGAATGCAAAGCCACTAAATGCGATCGAGTTTGAGAAGGTTCTACGCAAGAGGCATGCTGGAAAAGACGAGGAGTATGACTCAATGCTTGGTATTGTGAGAGAAACTCCACCAGAGCTTAAACTCCCTAACAACATAGGGCCCGAGAAGCCAAGCGTCCTTAAAACCTGA